DNA from bacterium:
CCCGGGGGTGACAGCTCAGTGCCTCCCAGCGGCAAGATGCCCAAGGGTGGGCATTTCTTCGACTCGATAATCCGGCAGGAGCCTCTGGATGAGGGCAAGCTGGACCCGGCGGATAACCTGGAGGAGTTCGGCCCCATCCCGGCGGCCGACCTGGAGTATTTCCGGGCCGAGGTCGAGCGCGCAGGCTCCACCGGGCGCGCGGTGCTGGCCACTTTCGGCGGCCTGGCCCTGGGAGACATCGCCCTGGTGCCCGGGCCGTTCATGAAACACCCCAAGGGCATCCGCGACATCACCGAGTGGTACATCTCCACGGTCGCGCGCCAGGACTATATCCACAAGGTGTTTACCCGCCAGACCGAGATCGCCCTGGAGAACCTGGCGAAAATATACGCCGCGGTGGGTGACAAGGTGGATGTGGCCTTTGTCTGCGGCACCGATTTCGGCACCCAGACCTCCACGTTTTGTTCCACCGGCACTTTCCGCGACCTCTACCAGCCCTATTACAGCCGGATCAACGGCTGGATCCACGAGCACACCGGCTGGAAGACTTTCAAGCACTCCTGCGGCGCGGTGGAGAATTTCATGGAAAGTTTCATCCAGGCCGGGTTCGACATAATCAACCCTGTGCAGTGCTCGGCCACGGGGATGGAGCCGCGGGTTCTCAAGGAGCGCTACGGCAGGCGGCTCACGTTCTGGGGCGGGGGCGTGGACACCCAGCGCACGCTGCCGTTCGGCACGCCGGAGGAGGTCCGCAGGCAGGTGCTGGAGCGCTGCGAGGTGTTCGCCCCGGGCGGCGGGTTCGTGTTCAACGCGATCC
Protein-coding regions in this window:
- a CDS encoding methyltransferase produces the protein MESRKVVRAALEHRDPGRVPVDFGASAVTGMHVSCVDALRRHYGLEKRPVKVHEPYQMLGLIEDDLQEALGLDVEGVPAPATMFGFRNEDWRPWRTQEGIEVLVSKNFVTRTADNGDTLIYPGGDSSVPPSGKMPKGGHFFDSIIRQEPLDEGKLDPADNLEEFGPIPAADLEYFRAEVERAGSTGRAVLATFGGLALGDIALVPGPFMKHPKGIRDITEWYISTVARQDYIHKVFTRQTEIALENLAKIYAAVGDKVDVAFVCGTDFGTQTSTFCSTGTFRDLYQPYYSRINGWIHEHTGWKTFKHSCGAVENFMESFIQAGFDIINPVQCSATGMEPRVLKERYGRRLTFWGGGVDTQRTLPFGTPEEVRRQVLERCEVFAPGGGFVFNAIHNVQALTPVENIVAMIEAVREYNGKGH